The following are encoded in a window of Sutcliffiella horikoshii genomic DNA:
- the trxA gene encoding thioredoxin: MAITNATDQNFTQETGEGLVLADFWAPWCGPCKMIAPVLEELDQDMGDKVKIVKVDVDENQETAGKFGVMSIPTLLVIKNGEVVDKAVGFQPKEALAELLNKHA; encoded by the coding sequence ATGGCAATTACAAATGCAACTGACCAAAACTTTACACAAGAAACTGGGGAAGGCCTAGTTCTTGCAGATTTCTGGGCGCCATGGTGCGGACCTTGTAAAATGATCGCTCCAGTTCTTGAAGAATTAGATCAAGACATGGGTGACAAAGTGAAAATCGTAAAAGTTGATGTGGATGAGAACCAAGAAACTGCTGGAAAATTCGGCGTTATGAGCATCCCGACTTTACTTGTTATCAAAAACGGTGAAGTAGTAGACAAAGCAGTAGGTTTCCAACCGAAAGAAGCTTTGGCTGAATTATTAAACAAGCACGCTTAA